In the Ipomoea triloba cultivar NCNSP0323 chromosome 6, ASM357664v1 genome, one interval contains:
- the LOC116022082 gene encoding cysteine-rich and transmembrane domain-containing protein B-like — MSYEKIPQEAYPPPGYGSVYPPPSAPPPPPYEGYPPPPQSAYPPPPGYPYHPPPPSQQLPGGYQGYFHHHQPPPPQPYPVYQCDHHHHHCDDDRTGCISFLRGCFAALCCCCILEECLF; from the exons atgagCTACGAGAAAATCCCCCAAGAAGCGTATCCACCTCCTG GGTATGGGAGTGTATATCCTCCGCCATCCGCGCCACCACCGCCGCCCTACGAAGGTTATCCGCCTCCGCCGCAATCCGCATACCCACCACCTCCAGGCTATCCTTATCATCCTCCTCCGCCGTCGCAGCAGCTTCCCGGCGGTTATCAAGGATATTTCCACCACCATCAGCCTCCACCGCCCCAGCCCTATCCGGTTTACCAGTGTgatcatcaccatcaccattGCGATGATGACCGTACTGGTTGCATCTCTTTCTTGCGTGGATG TTTTGCTGCTCTATGTTGCTGCTGCATATTGGAGGAGTGTCTTTTCTAA